The Bombus terrestris chromosome 4, iyBomTerr1.2, whole genome shotgun sequence genome has a window encoding:
- the LOC125384872 gene encoding uncharacterized protein LOC125384872 isoform X1, whose protein sequence is MYPVTYFLIVASISMVVSINGQLLTTEHRTHAASERANDLWCHQCDTMEDGERCANLTGNFTTFGHKCTGDKRTCMVKRFSYTTSTGDSMSSPQTWSVERKFTDKCDSGCIVVGERTKLSACTTCCEKSFCNIGTGAPNDLTIRGIDLFLALVLQITLTIIMYPS, encoded by the exons ATGTACCCTGTCACGTACTTCCTGATCGTCGCGTCTATCTCCATGGTCGTAAGCATCAATG GCCAACTGTTAACTACGGAACATCGAACTCACGCAGCGTCGGAACGAGCAAACGATTTATGGTGTCATCAGTGTGATACAATGGAAGATGGAGAGAGATGCGCCAATCTGACCGGAAACTTCACCACTTTCGGGCACAAGTGCACTGGTGATAAAAGGACCTGTATG GTAAAGCGATTTTCTTACACTACCAGCACCGGAGATTCAATGTCTAGTCCACAAACTTGGTCGGTGGAGAGAAAGTTTACTGACAAATGCGACTCCGGATGTATAGTGGTCGGTGAACGAACAAAACTCTCCGCTTGCACCACTTGCTGCGAGAAATCGTTTTGCAATATCGGTACCGGTGCTCCGAACGATCTGACGATAAGAGGGATCGATCTGTTTCTAGCTTtagtattacaaattacattaacaaTTATCATGTATCCGTCCTGA
- the LOC125384872 gene encoding uncharacterized protein LOC125384872 isoform X2, whose amino-acid sequence MARDLYGQLLTTEHRTHAASERANDLWCHQCDTMEDGERCANLTGNFTTFGHKCTGDKRTCMVKRFSYTTSTGDSMSSPQTWSVERKFTDKCDSGCIVVGERTKLSACTTCCEKSFCNIGTGAPNDLTIRGIDLFLALVLQITLTIIMYPS is encoded by the exons GCCAACTGTTAACTACGGAACATCGAACTCACGCAGCGTCGGAACGAGCAAACGATTTATGGTGTCATCAGTGTGATACAATGGAAGATGGAGAGAGATGCGCCAATCTGACCGGAAACTTCACCACTTTCGGGCACAAGTGCACTGGTGATAAAAGGACCTGTATG GTAAAGCGATTTTCTTACACTACCAGCACCGGAGATTCAATGTCTAGTCCACAAACTTGGTCGGTGGAGAGAAAGTTTACTGACAAATGCGACTCCGGATGTATAGTGGTCGGTGAACGAACAAAACTCTCCGCTTGCACCACTTGCTGCGAGAAATCGTTTTGCAATATCGGTACCGGTGCTCCGAACGATCTGACGATAAGAGGGATCGATCTGTTTCTAGCTTtagtattacaaattacattaacaaTTATCATGTATCCGTCCTGA
- the LOC125384872 gene encoding uncharacterized protein LOC125384872 isoform X3, protein MVKQRSQLLTTEHRTHAASERANDLWCHQCDTMEDGERCANLTGNFTTFGHKCTGDKRTCMVKRFSYTTSTGDSMSSPQTWSVERKFTDKCDSGCIVVGERTKLSACTTCCEKSFCNIGTGAPNDLTIRGIDLFLALVLQITLTIIMYPS, encoded by the exons ATGGTCAAGCAGAGAA GCCAACTGTTAACTACGGAACATCGAACTCACGCAGCGTCGGAACGAGCAAACGATTTATGGTGTCATCAGTGTGATACAATGGAAGATGGAGAGAGATGCGCCAATCTGACCGGAAACTTCACCACTTTCGGGCACAAGTGCACTGGTGATAAAAGGACCTGTATG GTAAAGCGATTTTCTTACACTACCAGCACCGGAGATTCAATGTCTAGTCCACAAACTTGGTCGGTGGAGAGAAAGTTTACTGACAAATGCGACTCCGGATGTATAGTGGTCGGTGAACGAACAAAACTCTCCGCTTGCACCACTTGCTGCGAGAAATCGTTTTGCAATATCGGTACCGGTGCTCCGAACGATCTGACGATAAGAGGGATCGATCTGTTTCTAGCTTtagtattacaaattacattaacaaTTATCATGTATCCGTCCTGA